GCGCGACGTGAACCGTAATTGCTAATAATCGCATAGCAACACGGCGAACACGGATTTCGCCGTTCCTGTGCAGGAAGTTTGTCCCATTTGCGTCGCCGTACTTCTCCGCCTTTCGAAACTACACGGCGGGAGTTGATTGGACGTGATTGGTTCTGCGCTTCGGAGAGCCAATCAGCGCGGGCCACGGTGAGCTAGCGCGTGTGCTTTATGCTCCCGTGCGCGAGGTTGAGCAGGCTGCGGGTTTAGTGTTGGTGTTTCCGCTGGTGAACTGAACCGGGGTTGATGTGTCAGTGCTGTTAGCTGCGGCCTGGAAACAACCATGCGAGCTTTCTTCGGTAAGAGCTGTCGAACTCCGTTCCTGCACTTGTTTTgtcgtgttgttgttgttgttttgttttgtcaacATGATAGCGGATAGAACACAGTAAAGCCCTTTCTGCAGGAAAGGAAAGCTATCCGGCTAATCAGTAAACGGCGAAGTTCTCTAGCTAGTGCACTGTAGTACTTTGAATTTCTTAAATGTATAATATGACCGAGCTTGTTTTGATATCACAAGATATCTGTGAGAGTAAATCTTCATTCTGATGTAAATTCCATGGAGAAATCTCAACTAAACCCTGATGTGAAACTATGCACTCTGTAGAGTATTCACATGGCGGTGAACTGATGGTGGAACTGTTGGTATTTACTGGTAGATCATTTGATAAAAGCTCATTTGAGTCAAATTAAATATCTTTGTGTATCTTTGCGCAATATTTAACCGTACAGGTTTGGTTATGTGTATATTTCAGATTAGTAATGGAAGAAGAATAGCTCAAAATCTTACTGATGTGTCATTTCAGTTCATTCACTGGGTTAAGTTTGGCACATGAAGAATGgctgaatatatatgaatatatacaggtgtgtgtgtgtatatgaaatatatacagCTGCATTTTTCCTAAACCTCAAAACCTGGTTTTGAGTTCTTTGTATACTtgctgatctctctctctctctctctctctctctctctctctctctctctcctctcctccaaaCCAGCTGTGCATTTTGACCATTAGGACTATATCTGAATAAGGATCATCCACATGAAATTCAGGTGTAAATGCACCGGATTCATGTGCATTCATTAAGGCAAATGTAAATCTTGATCATTTGATCCATTTCAGAAGGACTGAGCGGCTGTTCAGATGTTGTGTAAAGGTGTACGTGTAAATGCTCATCTTGTGGGTGCATGAAGGAAACAAATCTGAGATTTGAATGCTGCCACCAtcttttgcaaaaaaaacaaaaccgcaACAGAGGAATTTGGTTGATGACGATGAGCCCGCTTTCATATTATACGTAAATACAGCAATCAGGTTTTCTCCTGGACAACCGGACACGAGTACATACGCGAATGCTTGTGGTTAAACATTGACAATCCAGATACAAGATGCATGATGAGATGAGCATAACTGCCTAGGGTCATGCAAGTCATTGGCTCTTGAACCGCATTAATGTTTCTCTTTCTTGAGCTTGCGTATATACGTCCGAGCATGTAGAAGGTGGTCTTATCGGCACCGTGTTCCGTCCATTTTAAAGCTGAATGTTTGTGATCGACACTGAGTCGCTGCTTATGCTTTCAGGTGTGTTGGCGTGCTCCTTGACGGTCCTCTCTGTCCACGGACTCTACTCTGCCAGTGACGACGTGATTGAGCTCAATCCTTCGAACTTCAACAGGGAGGTTCTGCAGAGTGACAGTTTGTGGCTGGTGGAGTTTTACGCCCCCTGGTGAGTTAAGAACGACAGTGCTTATATTGTTACGCAATACAGGACACATGGCTGTACCTGTCTGCATCCTGCAGGATTAAAAACCACCCCCCTTAGGCCCACTGTTACTAATATTACTACATCACCCACAGCAAATACGGTTAGGGGAAATGGATGAAATGTGTGCGCTTGTCTTCGAATGGGCGTGGGAATGTTGTGGAGTGTGATTTGCTTGTTGGCGTTCCTTGGAATGGGCGTGGTTTGTAGTCTTGCAGGATGTAAACGAACCCGTCTCCGTTTATGAGTTGGCCATAGATGACAATGTCGATTTCATTTTAATGGTGTTCACGTGCCTAATAGCCTTTTTGAACACGGATGTTTTGATTCTGATTTGTGCTTTATTAAGTCTGATGATTTATTGAAAAAGGTGTGGACACTGCCAGAGCCTGGTCCCAGAATGGAAGAAAGCAGCCACAGCTTTGAAGGTAAAGTTATATCTAAATATACATGTTCTAGTGCTgtgctcttcttttttttttttttttttttttttttttttttcttttttttaataccccTCCTGGCTGTTTTTCCTTCCTCATTGAGTATCTATTCTTCTTTGTAAGGCCAAGCTAGTGAATAATGAATAAGTTGTGACAATTTACAATGATGACCGAAAAAGGCTTAAGGGTCTGCTCTGTAAAGCACAATCACAAAACCGATTCTCACTCGTCACATTTTTAATGATGGTGGATGAATAACGTTTAAACCGTGTGCTGTAAACCAACAGGGTGTTGTTAAAGTGGGAGCTGTTGATGCAGACCAACACAAGTCACTGGGAGGCCAGTATGGAGTTCGTGGTTTCCCCACCATCAAGATCTTTGGTGCTAACAAGCATAAGCCTGAGGACTACCAAGGTACagatgaccttttttttttttttgtttctcttttgtaTGTTGTATTAAAACCGTGGTGTTGTTATTTTCAGAACATCAGATTACTGAGAATGTAGAAAGCACAAACTCTTCTGTCTTGAAGACTGGAGTCTTGTGGACATTCCATTACATAAATAGTTCATTGATATATTCAAAGTTGTAAATTTTGGCAAAtcactgtagtataagaggaacacTCTTTCCGACATGCaaactcaataataataataatatgtagttttttaaaattattattattattattattattattattactgtgtgAGCAGTTTATCTTGAAAGCCCATTAATAAAAGTCTTTTTGTAGGGCTTGTGGCTGCACAAGTTGGGCTTGATCATGAGTGGGTCACATGCCCATTAACATGTCTGTACCCTATACCTGTGCTGTAACTCGGTAACCACGGTCACTTCTGACAagtccaaagcgacttacacattaggaaatacaagcaaagcgatatatcaagtggagaacaatacaagtagtgctactgtacaagatttttaattgtgttctagagaagcaaagaaTCTCTTTTCCATATATGGGAGTCTTTACCAGTATGTCAATTCAGGCAGGGTTTACATTACCTGGGGTTATTTCTGCTGGTTAATAAACGATAACGGGACTAAAACCCCCGGATACACTCCGGTAATAATTCCGTTATCCTGCGTCCCCATGTAAATCAGGTCCAATCGAATAAGGCTTTTACTTTTTACATATACCCATTCgtcatcttcttttttttaattatgaatCCAAAGCCATTACAAATATGGCTGATGAAACATCGTGTTGTGATTAGGATTTCCAGAACTGACTTGTTATTGTGCTGTCGGTTGTTGCTTTGTATTACTGCCTACGTAAGACGGTATTTTTCTAATAAGGAAAAATACACgtttatattatttatctgTACCTTTTAACGCTTTATGACTAACCGAGGTCATACTTGTATTCACTGCCCAGATCTGTCCGTGTGTGTATTTGAACTCTCTCcgtggtgtgtgtttgtacgtAGGTGGACGCAGCAGTCAGGCGATCGTCGAGGCGGCTCTGAATGCAGCGCGATCTCTAGTGAAAGACCGACTGAGTGGAAAGTCTGGAGGTTCTGACTACAGCAGACAGGTACTGAAGTACACaaaccttttattttatttatttattttaatcttctttttctctgtcttgtatcattttattaatttttctaTTTTGTCTGATTTTTAGAGCTCTGGTGGTGGGAATAAGAAAGACGTGGTGGAGCTGACCGACGATAACTTTGACCGCATGGTTTTGGACGGCGATGCTGtgtggatggtggaattctttgCGCCTTGGTGTGGACACTGTAAAAAGTAAGCTTGCATAAATTTCCGTAAAGTTCCTAATCTATGCTTGTGATGTCACGCGGTACCGAAAAGAAGAATGCATGTACGTGAATTAAACCATTGCGACATGAAggcattttgtatttttagtcGTGGTCTCGGTTATTAATCTGCAGTTCGATCATTTCAGTCTCGAGCCCGAATGGACCGCTGCAGCTACTCAGGTCAAAGAGCAGACCAGTGGTAGAGTGAAGCTGGGAGCCGTAGACGCTACTGTTCATCAGGGTCTGGCAAGCCGCTACGGAGTGAGTCTGATACCTGAATCGTGTGTCAATCACTTTCATATCTGTCTAGAAATTGGTTTTGAGGATTGAAAACTCTTGCCTTGATTTACTGATAGTCTTTTAATTTTATCATTTGTAGATCAAAGGATTCCCTACCATTAAGATCTTCCGAAAAGGAGAGGAACCGGAGGACTACCAGGGCGGACGCACACGCTCGGACATCATTGCCCGTGCCATTGACCTTTTCTCAGACAACGCCCCTCCTCCAGAACTACTAGAGGTCTGatcaatttttttccccctgtttccCTAACCTAGCTGCTCAGCGATCACTGCTTTCTAGAactgtgcttttgtttatattttaaggGATTCAATTGTGTATGTTTAATGTAATTGtgcattgtcttttttttaaagattttgaaTGAAGACATTTTGAAGAAGACCTGTGAGGATCATCAGCTGTGTATTATTGCTGTTTTGCCTCATATTCTAGATACAGGTATGAGAACATTAGTGCATCGATACACCTGCTGTTTAACCATAATCAGCTGTGTACATATagctttgcatgttactggcaTCTTCTCAACCAGCTTCAGatgaagttgtttttttattttttatttatttaatttttttaaaaaaagttcccCAAATAGAATAAGGTCTAAATGAAAACTGCTTGCTTGGAGGGGgatttaaaagagaaaaagagagattaagcAGCATTTCAGACATCTCGAATTGTGGAAATGGGtcccataacataataggagggttaataAGAGTCATAGAAAATAAAGattctttctatttatttatttatttatttatttatttattttttaacctacATGTTCCTTCAACGTATATAATCCGAAATTAAATTGGCAGTATTCCTTACTGGGTTGTTTTCAGGTGCGGCAGGTAGAAATGCCTATCTGGAAGTCATGATGAAGATGGCTGAGAAGTACAAGAAGAAGATGTGGGGGTCAGTACTTGTAGCCTATTTCCATATGGATTCTTTATAAAGTGGACAGAAGATTTAATTTAGAGTTAATATGCCtggtaatgtttttaattagtggctttctctttttctgtcaaTCACAAATCGCACAATCCTGTATACAGCCTGGATCCTCtcgcatttattttttatttatttttctaatgcCATTTCGGGGAGTTCTTGCCATCGATGGGCTAGCTCGTTTTAATCCCAtatttttgtaacaaaaaaaaaaacaacgacttTGTAAGAATAAAGATGAAACTTTAGTTTAATTCTGTTCCTTTTCCTTCTTCTATAGCTGGCTGTGGACTGAATCTGGAGCTCAGATGGAACTTGAGGCCTCTTTGGGGATCGGTGGTTTCGGCTACCCAGCCATGGCAGCTATTAACGCTCGCAAGATGAAGTTTGCTCTTCTTAAAGGCTCGTTCAGCGAGACAGGAATCTATGAGTTCTTAAGGTAATGTTTTGTTTAACGTTCTGTTCCTACATTTCATTGACCGTGGATTTCATTAAGTGCTATGGCAACATTTGGGATGTTTTTGTTCTTCACCTCCACCGTAGGGATCTCTCTGTCGGGCGTGGCTCCACTGCCACAATAACAGGCGGGGCTTTACCCAAGATCCACACTGTAGAAGCCTGGGACGGGAAGGATGGAGTCGTAagtacttttttgttgttgttgttgttgttgttgttcgaGGTAAACTACTGTAATGTAGCAATGCTATATctttttacagtaaaaaaacaaaacaccaacacAGTGGAAAATTTTCAGAAACATATCTGTAGAAGTATAGATTAAAGCtaagaataaattaataattcataTCCTGCATATTAAATCTGCTATATAAAGGTTATCAACACCCAATTGGAGCTTCCTTTCACAATTAACAGAAGAAATGTCAAGCCTGTCCTCACAAGACCTTCTCCTGTCTTTTCCATTCCCTCAGCTTCCTGTGGAGGATGACATTGACTTGAGTGATGTGGATCTGGATGACTTGGACAAGGATGAATTATGAGTTCATAGGCTGTGCAAGGCTTGTCCAGTTTGAACCTGCCTCTCCTCTCCCATGGATGAGGGGAAAACTGGGACATTAAAGTTACTGAACACTCTTGAAAACAAAGACTCACAATGTCTCACTTTTAACTTCTCTCCAATCGTTTGCAATGAGGCGGGATCGGGATTTAAATCATGGTCGCTTTAGCTTTGCCTTACAGGCCTCCTTTCTGTTTGATCGGTTGACTGTTTGGATGTCGAACAGAATCGTCACTTCACTTTTCCCTGTCCAGCTGTACCCACTACACATAGCTTCAGAATTAGGTTTGTTTGCTGTGTTCCTACCCAGCCCTGTGGTCCTCCAATGGTGTCCATTCCTCAGTGAACAATGACTAAAACCGGATAAACTCTTAATTAACGGGGGGAAAGTAGCT
The sequence above is drawn from the Ictalurus punctatus breed USDA103 chromosome 25, Coco_2.0, whole genome shotgun sequence genome and encodes:
- the pdia6 gene encoding protein disulfide-isomerase A6 precursor, encoding MRAFFGVLACSLTVLSVHGLYSASDDVIELNPSNFNREVLQSDSLWLVEFYAPWCGHCQSLVPEWKKAATALKGVVKVGAVDADQHKSLGGQYGVRGFPTIKIFGANKHKPEDYQGGRSSQAIVEAALNAARSLVKDRLSGKSGGSDYSRQSSGGGNKKDVVELTDDNFDRMVLDGDAVWMVEFFAPWCGHCKNLEPEWTAAATQVKEQTSGRVKLGAVDATVHQGLASRYGIKGFPTIKIFRKGEEPEDYQGGRTRSDIIARAIDLFSDNAPPPELLEILNEDILKKTCEDHQLCIIAVLPHILDTGAAGRNAYLEVMMKMAEKYKKKMWGWLWTESGAQMELEASLGIGGFGYPAMAAINARKMKFALLKGSFSETGIYEFLRDLSVGRGSTATITGGALPKIHTVEAWDGKDGVLPVEDDIDLSDVDLDDLDKDEL